The genomic segment gtaaatCACCAGGGATGAATAtgaaaattccttcatattaacatTCTATATTTGCCTGTATTTTATGGAGTTTTCTTAAAGTGTATTGTGAGGAGTAGAGGCAGCACATGTGCAGAACATGTAGGCTCTCTCAGTTATTCTACCCCTGCCATATCTCTCTGAATGAGTCATACAGACACAAGGGGTCTATTTTTAGCAGCTGAAAAAAGTCTTCACCCTCTCACTCATAAAGGGCTTCTGTTTAAACATACACAGCCCTGGGAAACCCACTTAAATGCTGTCTGTGCTGGTTTGTGGCCTTGGCAAAGAAAAGGAGGAAATATAACGTGCCATACATCACAGTATAAGATATATGTATACGTTACTATGTGCTTCagatcaaacataaaaaaaaattctaaaacaaacatattaaaaatgacaaaggGAAAACAATATTTCATTTTGTGGGATGTCAGAGAACTAGAGTGGATTCTAACATATTAGCAATTTATATTTTCTGGTGAGCataatgttatgttttatatCCTCAATAATTAACAATCTTATGTCTTTGGtaataagaatttaaattttttttgatgcattgaagagaatatacacacaaatatgggTTTTCAACTGTAGCACCTTCTGTCTATGAAGTGAGTACTTACCGAGGGGAGTTAAACCCACTGTCTACAGTCACACTACTGCTGTCCATGCTGTCCAGCCGGGCCGAGTGAGCCGACTTCTGGCTGTTATTATTCTCGCTCTCCTTAGGGCTGAGCAGAGTCAAGTTGTTCTCAAACTTCCGCTGTAAATCACACTCTTTCTCCCGTTCTAGCAACCACTGCATGGTCCCGCCGCCTCCAACACCGTCTCCGGCCCCTGCCCGCCCCTTTGCTTCTGTCGGGGCAACCTCTTTACGGGAGGCCTCCTCTGCCTCCTCCTCATCGTCATCATCTGACACGTTGTAATAGTCAAAAGCAGCTTCAGATGTGGAGGGAGCACCCTGTTCTGTGCCGGTTGGTGCAGGGGCAGAAGCAGACAAAGTGGTGGAGTTCGGTGGCTGTTGGGTCTCCAGAGTGTCAAGGACCTCGGATGATTTCATGTGCGGAGTCTTACGCAAAGTGCCTGACTTTGAGTAGCTACTGTCCACATAGCTCATAGTCAAAACATTGTGTGGCGGTTTGAACAAAGTGTCCTTACTAAAAATCTCTTTCCTCTTGTCCACCCCGCCACCAGTGCTACCACCACCTCCCCCGCCCCCTGGGTCAGTGTTGTGTTGGTGCTGTATCAAACGTCCATTGGGCATAGGCTCAGGTGTCTGGCTTGGTGTGGGTTTGCCAGAACCATTGTGCCCCTTGGTGGATGAGTCCTCTTTGTACTCCAAggggtgaggagaggtgaggtgcGGTGTCTGTCGGTCAGCTGGAGAGCCCTTGCGGATTCCGTCAGATGGGGTTAAAGTGTCATGGTCAGATTTGCCCAGAGGCAGCGGGGCAGTAAGGATTGTTTCATTCGATGTATTGCACTGAAAGTAGTCATCAGCCAAAGGCTTCGGCGACAGGGCCTTCAGGTCACTGTAGGCTGGGAGGCTGTCCCTGCTCTTGTTCCGTTCTAGAGGGCTGCAGAGCCTCGAGTCATCTAGACTCAATTTGCCCATATCAGGTACAGACATTTCAGAGCTGAACTTGGCAGCAGAAAACATGATGCACGAGTAGTGTGGGGCCTTCTGAGAGGAGGCCCTCAGTGTCCCGTCATCAGTATAGTAGCGGCTTCTGTCGTCAGGACTGCAGTCGTAATCCTCAACCGTGCCAAGTGTGGAGCTCCCACCTCCCAGCGGGCCCTTGGAGTTGTCCATAGAACGCGATCGCTCTTTTGCCTTGTCGGGCCGCTCATTGCGTGACTTGCGGTCCTGAGTGTGGCTGTGGCTCCGGTGCACTCTAGAATGTGATGTTCCACGTGAAGGCTCAGGGAAAGGCATCTCTGTCCGCCTCTTTGCGAGCTCCCCCGAAACATCCCACTCCGGGGTAACAGGAAAGTGTGACTCAGCAATGTTGGGGTTGCTGTGGACAAGGTAGGCACCACCGCTTCTGCGTTCCACTGTGTACATTCCCTCTCTTGGCGAGCGTACCAGAGAGTGACTGAAAAAACGGTAGTCCCTCTCCAGGCTGACTGCTGGCAGGTCCAGATTGGAGCCCTCAGAGGGGTCTCCCCGAGAAGCCCGCGTCTTGCTGTGCGAACGCGACTTCCCGTGTGGCACGCGCCGGTGCCCTCGGCTTCGGCGACTGCGGGCACTGTGCTGTGCAGAGGAGCTGGCCTTGCAGCGCTGAGCTCGTTCTTCTTCCAGCCGCTTCATGACAGCTGTGTGACGGGCCACGTTCTCCACCGTCAGGTCTGGGTTGATGCGGCGGATGATCTCCATCTCCACCTCACGTGGGATCGCTGCAGCAGACGGTGTGTCATCGTCCCTCAATGGCCACTCCTCTGGAGGGAACTGTGCTGAAAAGGTAGCCAGCTGTTTGGTCTTGTCCTTCTTCAAGCTCAAGCGGAACAGCTTCAACCCAAACTTCTTGGACTGCCTTTCACTGCTGCCCCCACCGCTGCCCTCCTTCTTCTTGGTCAGTGTGTCTGTCTTGTAAGGGAAGGTAGCGGTCATGCTCTTGCTCTTGTCTGTGGGGTCAGGTGGGTGCTGAATGGCAgttggggggggtgggggttgtGGGTATGAAGGGGGATCACCTTTGGGTTCTTTTGGGGATTTTCTTTGAATCGTAGAGGTATGAATGCTGGGCACCTCATCGCGGTAGGCATTATAGGAGTCGCAGTGGTTCTTAGGGTTAGGCCTTTCTCGTATGCAGCCAGAGGTGGAGGGAGTGATGGTTCCAGATTGTGGCGATGTGCATTGCTGTTGAGGTGGTGGctgctgttgttgctgctgctgctgtcgcTCTGGATGCCGCTCGTCCAGGTGGTACCACTTGCTATTGCTGCGGATGAGGGAGGGGGTGATGAAGTAGGTCTGTGGAGTAACAATGAAGTAACCTTCTGGTGTGGGGTAGATCTTTCTCTCCCGTACCAACATGTTCAGCGTGTGCCGCAGGATCTCTGGACTCGGAGTGGGCACACCTGAAGACAAAACAACCGCATGTAAATTTCATAATCTTTTACATAGTGCTAATGAAAGTGCTGACACAAACTTTTTGGCTAACATTTtgatatgataataataaatcttcAATCATCAATACCAATTAATATTTCAAAGGAAAAGCTCAACAGGCAAACACTTAAATGTGAAAAAGAGTGCAAAGAGGGGGAAAAAGAGTGGAAGGGGGAGTAGCAGATTAGTGGGTTCATGTTGATGTCAGCATTATCCAGAATTGCTCTGACATGCCAAAAGTAGGATTAACCGTGAGTAGCTGTGATCACAAAAATAACTACAGAAGGCCAATCAAAAGAAGAGCGTTGTTGCTGATTTATGTCaccaccaatcacaacacaccagTCATTACCTCATCTTTCATCATCACATCTGTAAGCCCCTCAATGTAATAAGACAAAACCTGCCATTGTGACCCTCCTTCATAAGAACTCgtatgataataaaataatgcaataataatattaaaatacctCCTAATAATTTCAAGAGATTTTACAGTATATCGTGTTTTATCCTTATTTCATTAGACTGGAAATTTGAACTCTTTAAGTCTAAGATGTTTGAGCTTACTGTTCACTAAGAAGTCAGACTGAATACTTGTATAACAATGTTATTGATGTAAGACAACAGAAACACTTTATCAGAAAGTAATGTTAACAATTAGTTAATCATCAATtaacataatttaatttattaaggtCTATTTTGTTGTTAGAAGTTAACCAATTTATGGGCCACTTGGAAACCTTCATGGAGCACCAGTGAACCACAGAACATATTCTCAATCTCATATTTTGAGATCCACTGTGCTGTGCTTTCAAAGTATGCTTTAGAggtaatatatttatacacaattAAGATGGCTAAATTAGacactcaaaaatatatatatcatttgtgGTAAGGCCCAGTACTGTGAATGTCTCTCTTAGGTTAATATAACATGTGCAAAATAAGTAAACATTGCCTGTAACTCACAGACAAGGAGCACTAACAGGGTAgactgcactgcactgcactcAAGTCCTCACTTCACCCAAATCAGCTTTTCAGCAATCTtaatcacagaaacacacacaacggATAAAGGAGCAGATAATCTGTAACTAGTCAGGGTTAAGTGTTGCCTGCCATTACATCATACATTTCTAGTTGTCATACCAACATGACGCAACTCAGAGCCTAcgttcccttttttttttcttcttctttaaggGAAGCAGACAGACTCTTTTCAGGTAAAGTTTGCACACTTTGCACTTTGATTGACTGACTTCTCTGAATAAAGCTGAGCAACGTAAGGTGTACAACGGACCTTTTCTCATTTTtagattatattaaattttagatgttttcttttaatattttaatgtacatttaaaatgctatatttacttttttcttaccttggcattaaattacagtaaacaATATTTCTTATAGTGTTTCAAATACAAAGACTGAGGGAGTATATTTTTTTCGGAGCAAAtggaaatgagaaatatatatatatatatatttgttgtagtttcccttcaccactatagaagtttacccaactatgacaacttctgcttgaaaTGTGAAAATAGGGTCAATCTACAGAGATGACAGAAAATAATGGACATTCAGCTGTTTTTAAACTTTTGGAGTTTATAGTGTCATAATGAATGGAATTTCACCAGTACCATGAAATTGTCTTGTCCACTCCAAAACAGTCACATAATCAGaaccaataaaaaaatactgattatGGATTTAACCTAGTACTATAATCTCAATAAATATAATGAAGCCAAATACTTGTGGCTTCTGCAAAATAGCAATGTATCAGTCACTAATATAACAATATACCGATATATATAGTTATACAATTTTTTAGGATGAGGATTATCCCAATAAAACTTAAATACTTTTCTATTATCTTATAATGACACTTAATATAGTTACAGTATGTCTATTATAAAATACAGTTAGAGTGTTTACAgcactcatgtgtgtgtgtgtgtgtgtgtgtgtgtgtgtgtgtgtgtgtgtgtgtgtgtgtgtgtgttcataagtGTGTCTGGAGGGCTACCTGGGAAGCAAGTGGCAAGGTGCTCCATCAGCGCATCTTGTGTGACAGGCTTGCGGGCAGAGTTCATGGCTGAGATGGCCAGACACAGAATCTCTCCCAGTGGGATGAACTGAGACTGACTGATGGGTGACATACTGATTGGAGATACATCGCCTagagaggaacacacacacaaaataatgttcagtCCTACTATACAAGAACATGCTTGTTTGGCAACTCACTGGTCATTAAATGTCACCTTTTTTAATGCAACACAAgcatataagaaaataaaaaccacaTAAGATACTGATATCTCCAACAGTATTAACGTGGGATCAATGAAGATGGAGAGAGGAGAAAGGATTTTTCAAGATGCTATATGGTCACAACAGTAGCGTGAAAGTTATCCAAGGTGTTTGATTGCGTGTTGTCAAATGTGACCTTATACTGACGACTCAGCAATAAGCCCCTCAGCCTGTGTAGGCAGAAAGACCCCAGGCCATGCATCAATACTGATCCCCAAAAAACACCCATGCATATTGAATTTACTAGAAGCACAACTCAGAGCAAATCAAACATGTTACATCACATAATACATTTGAGATTAGACGTCACTTTCCTGCATCTGAATGTGAAAAAGAGTGGAATGACTTTTAAAAAAGAATTACCCACTGTTGTCCAGCTCAttgtaaaacaaatgtaaaaaaaaaaaaccttttacttTACTATAGAgtcaattctcactattacccAGTTGCTTATTAGCGttcctattattaacatattggctgtttattagtacttgtgaagcacatattctgcatgacaatATTCTACATATCTAAACGTGCCCAattcctaaacttaacaactaccatactgaatattaataagcagcaaattaggagtttattgaggcagtATTCATAgtaaatggtttgttaatagcgagaattggaccttaaactaaagtgtgaccaaaaaaatCATATCCACTACAGTAAACTGCAAATGAAATATGACATAACAAGCACATATATGCTTACAAACTCCATGTATTCCCTGTGTAAAGGTTACAAACAgtttaatagtgagaactgagtCAGCATTATCCAAACCGGGGATGAATATTGTTATGGATCATTTATACAGTTATTCATACTGAAATGAACTCTAATTTGGGGATGAGATGAGAATTACAATGTATAGTTCTTTACCACTGTTCATGAAACAATCATAAATGATACACTTATAGCTTGAAGAGATTTAGCTTATGAACAGCAACAGAAACACTGATCTTgaacaaaaacactttaaaatcagCATCCATAGATCTGTATTGAAAGAAACCACAAAATATCTccagaaaaacatattttttactcTGAGATAAGCCTGAACGACTCCTTTTACCTTTAAATATTATGCTATGCTTAAATTTTTAGCTCAGCatgctaaaaaaaacataaaactggTCCGAGTATAGCGTAAAGGGCAACAAAGGGTCTGAAGCTGCGCTGCTAACACTGCAGGATGCAGATAGGATGACATCATCCACACAGAGCTGCTGGtctcctggtgtgtgtgtgtgtgtgtgtgtgtgtgtgtgtgtgtgtgtgtgtgtgtgtgtgcatgtacagCAGGCAAAAGACCATCACTCAAATCCCAGTTGTGTGTCTCACTGTTTAAGTAGAGCCTGTACAGACAGCAACGTGCTGCTCGTAACCCTCTAAATGACTCACGGAGCATTAGTGACTGATGGGGAGGCTGCTAGCCTAGCGTTGTTTTTGTGAGGTATCAGCATGCTAGAGCTAAATCCAGTTGCTTTCCTTTatgaattttattgtttttactttagTAGGGGGAAGATAGCGggtgtgtgaatgtgagagagaaagagacccctccctctgcttctgtgctgcagccATCAGAAAAGGCAGCTCTGGTGAATGGACACTTACCCAACATGCTCCACTCCACACAAAGACAGGAGAGGTGTGACCAATCACAAGCAAGCTTCATGCacacctttttttttactctcctCCAGCACTGAtcactggcacacacacacacacatctgcttgCTCTACCCTCTCCttcgtctcacacacacacacacacaagctagtAGGTGGCCTGGTGAATTTGTTGTTATGGCAACGCATCCCAGTTGCTCTCTCTTGTTCCTCAGATGTGTGCTACGCcaggatttctctctctctccagcaaccactgttcagttcttcctgtcTCCATTCCTGCTCTTGTGCTTCACACTCAATCTTGTTAATGAAAAATTGAGGAGAGCATGTTGGCTGCAAGACTAAGCAAAACCTGCTCAAACATAAGGCCCTTTAGGTAAATAACAGCTTTTATATACACAAACCCCATCCCTTATTCTGTGGAGTAGTATATACAAATGTAAAAGTagataatatagatttttttatataaacaattaatatgtttggggtcagttgtgaaattaatgcttttattaagcatgaatgcattaaattgatcaaaattgcagtaaagacatttataatgttccaaaaggtttctattttttttccaatactgttctttcaaactttctatttatcattaaaaaaatgataataagaaatgttgagTGCTAactcaacatattagaatgatttctgaagagccttgtgaccctgaagactgaagtaatctTAGGTGTGTCGAAAAAAAcctgttattttaattgtaatattatttcagaatattactgtttttactctattttcgattaaataaataaagtacttcttttaaaccattttaaaaatcttacagatATAAAATGCATGGTTATTATTCTTCCGCCTATTAataatagtgttcctgtggctcaagtgggaGAGCATTgtattagcagcgcaaggttgtgggtttgattcccagggaacacgttaggtataAACTgtaagcctgaatgcactgtaagtcattttggataaaagcatctgctaaatgcatacatttatttttaatttaataagagTGTAGTACAAAAAAAATATCATGTTTAAATCCATTCCACATGTAATCTCTTTAAATCCTCAAtctcagtgttgccagatgtaTAATACTTATTGTAATTGTACAATAATTTTGACCTGTACAATgcacgatcaataatgaaaaatccCCTGATGTaagataatttcagaattttatgataCTTCAAAGGCTTTTTATACTCACTGATCATGCACACATCAGATTGCATTAAGAATGCAGGAGGGTGCCCTGCTTTTAAGCTAACGAGCAGTATTGAGGTCCATGATGGCATCAAATCTGTACCGCAAAAGGACGCcctcaacatctggcaacatgcAGGCTTCCAATGACAGCGACTCAGAGGTCCAGTTTAGATCCTTCATACTAAGGTACGCttagttatttatctattatGATAATTTGCAGGTCATTTCATAAATCGCTGTATTCTGTACATTTGACTTGTGTATGatcattttcttccaaatacgatactTTTGAGCTTCTGGTACAGTACTTGGATATTTCCATATCTGGAAACACTGAATTTCATAGCACAAAATACAGAAGTTAGCTGATTCCATCTGTGGCTGGTCATCATCAATAGTCATGGGAAACAGACAGCTATGACACCTATGATCACAAACAGGAATATGAATAGCACAAACAAACAGCTTACCTTGCATAGAAttgtacacttaaaaaaaatgtaaaattaaaaaaattaaaaaaaaaatttattcttcTGTTCTGTTTGGGGTCAGAGAGACTCCAAGGCTGTTTAAACAgctaaaaaacatatttaacatcATATTACCAGGATGATACTATGATTAGAACTGATTCTAAACAATTTAAACTTGATTCAGCCAAACAGAAAGAGAACCCAAATGTAAAACATAATGCACACTATTAATATTTGCATGTGTAGACCTATAGCAGTGGGGACTTAGGGACTGCAaacaatttaaactaaattaaccttgggggggggggggggctcaacTGGTGTCAAATTACGCACTCTAGTCTTTGTACAACTTGTCTTGTATGGCTTCAAGCACATCTGAGGTGACGTCATCCCACtgggcaaaaaaaggaagaaaaaagagACCAAGAGAGGAAgaatgagagagagtgagatcaAGAGATGAGAGATAATTTACTGTGTTATAACAATCAATGTATCATATTCTAAAATTGTAACTATGTAGTACAAGGCTTGctgcaaatataataatcaacgaAAATAAAAACAGTGCAGAGATGCTGGCTTTATAGAAATGTGTCTTTAATAACTCACCAGATGGCAATAAGCAAAACTATTCATGATAGTTAGTGTAATGTGGACTGATATGGCTGGGGAACAAACTAATAtcaaatatatcattttaaattaaaaggagATGGATGGATTTTTCATGCTTTGTCATTGAGTGGTTTAAGGGTAAGTCATGAGCCATTCACAGGCATATAAGCTGCATTCCTAATCACAGGATCCCTATGCAGGGGTTATTTGTAGAAAttgttatatacagtatttaaactATGATCATTTGTTAAACATAAAACCTAAATGCAGGTGAATCAAGGTGATTAACTCATTTTGGGTAAATTTCCCTCTCCATTTCCTGCAAAATGATTTACTGATGTGAATGTATTCCCCATGCCATTTGCAGTGCCCTTCAAAGATAAAACGTCTTGGAACAATCTAGAAATCTGGAACCTCACTTAAAATTTCTGAATAACCAGTGAAGTCCACTTTGTAGGGCACGGTTGAACGACTGGTACACTAATCAACCATTTGGTTCCTCACTATGGATCGCCTTGTATTtgacaaaataatgaaataataataaaaataaaatattcacatttaaaatatttaaatattcaagttAAAATATGATTCTACTGATAGAAATTGTGATATTAATTATGATTAACTATGCAGGCCAGTGTGCTTTCCAACAATGGGGGAAGCAGATGCAAACCTAACGTTAGATTCACCATCATAGCCTTATGAAACTCAGGTAGAAGTTTGACTGAAACAACACTAGATGGAGGCAGGAATCCAAAATGTCCAAAATCAAATGGAAGGAAAAGGACAGGAgcaaaatattttcttctcagttaaattaatttttttattaaatctccTATCGTTCGTTCATTTAAGGCTGTCA from the Carassius carassius chromosome 7, fCarCar2.1, whole genome shotgun sequence genome contains:
- the stox2a gene encoding storkhead-box protein 2 isoform X1, which codes for MEKFLQIAPHSLAIVLSRVSTEEAAAVTEKLQHHHTGYEIFADFKAENMQHFWNKKVTDAISETFFLGWIDEHVLLIQGKEDHLEVLREGWTRRALKPPRGFEIKCIGDVSPISMSPISQSQFIPLGEILCLAISAMNSARKPVTQDALMEHLATCFPGVPTPSPEILRHTLNMLVRERKIYPTPEGYFIVTPQTYFITPSLIRSNSKWYHLDERHPERQQQQQQQQPPPQQQCTSPQSGTITPSTSGCIRERPNPKNHCDSYNAYRDEVPSIHTSTIQRKSPKEPKGDPPSYPQPPPPPTAIQHPPDPTDKSKSMTATFPYKTDTLTKKKEGSGGGSSERQSKKFGLKLFRLSLKKDKTKQLATFSAQFPPEEWPLRDDDTPSAAAIPREVEMEIIRRINPDLTVENVARHTAVMKRLEEERAQRCKASSSAQHSARSRRSRGHRRVPHGKSRSHSKTRASRGDPSEGSNLDLPAVSLERDYRFFSHSLVRSPREGMYTVERRSGGAYLVHSNPNIAESHFPVTPEWDVSGELAKRRTEMPFPEPSRGTSHSRVHRSHSHTQDRKSRNERPDKAKERSRSMDNSKGPLGGGSSTLGTVEDYDCSPDDRSRYYTDDGTLRASSQKAPHYSCIMFSAAKFSSEMSVPDMGKLSLDDSRLCSPLERNKSRDSLPAYSDLKALSPKPLADDYFQCNTSNETILTAPLPLGKSDHDTLTPSDGIRKGSPADRQTPHLTSPHPLEYKEDSSTKGHNGSGKPTPSQTPEPMPNGRLIQHQHNTDPGGGGGGGSTGGGVDKRKEIFSKDTLFKPPHNVLTMSYVDSSYSKSGTLRKTPHMKSSEVLDTLETQQPPNSTTLSASAPAPTGTEQGAPSTSEAAFDYYNVSDDDDEEEAEEASRKEVAPTEAKGRAGAGDGVGGGGTMQWLLEREKECDLQRKFENNLTLLSPKESENNNSQKSAHSARLDSMDSSSVTVDSGFNSPRTRESLASNTSSIVESNRRQNLALSPGHMGTTSIGPPFSFRAIPEPPTTQPEKLQKSPNCLASITSV
- the stox2a gene encoding storkhead-box protein 2 isoform X2, whose product is MKKTRSTNLRRAWPSSDLPERALEHIRSRSEKDYHHHKHFPPPPLPTHISPSPRGYMTPGDVSPISMSPISQSQFIPLGEILCLAISAMNSARKPVTQDALMEHLATCFPGVPTPSPEILRHTLNMLVRERKIYPTPEGYFIVTPQTYFITPSLIRSNSKWYHLDERHPERQQQQQQQQPPPQQQCTSPQSGTITPSTSGCIRERPNPKNHCDSYNAYRDEVPSIHTSTIQRKSPKEPKGDPPSYPQPPPPPTAIQHPPDPTDKSKSMTATFPYKTDTLTKKKEGSGGGSSERQSKKFGLKLFRLSLKKDKTKQLATFSAQFPPEEWPLRDDDTPSAAAIPREVEMEIIRRINPDLTVENVARHTAVMKRLEEERAQRCKASSSAQHSARSRRSRGHRRVPHGKSRSHSKTRASRGDPSEGSNLDLPAVSLERDYRFFSHSLVRSPREGMYTVERRSGGAYLVHSNPNIAESHFPVTPEWDVSGELAKRRTEMPFPEPSRGTSHSRVHRSHSHTQDRKSRNERPDKAKERSRSMDNSKGPLGGGSSTLGTVEDYDCSPDDRSRYYTDDGTLRASSQKAPHYSCIMFSAAKFSSEMSVPDMGKLSLDDSRLCSPLERNKSRDSLPAYSDLKALSPKPLADDYFQCNTSNETILTAPLPLGKSDHDTLTPSDGIRKGSPADRQTPHLTSPHPLEYKEDSSTKGHNGSGKPTPSQTPEPMPNGRLIQHQHNTDPGGGGGGGSTGGGVDKRKEIFSKDTLFKPPHNVLTMSYVDSSYSKSGTLRKTPHMKSSEVLDTLETQQPPNSTTLSASAPAPTGTEQGAPSTSEAAFDYYNVSDDDDEEEAEEASRKEVAPTEAKGRAGAGDGVGGGGTMQWLLEREKECDLQRKFENNLTLLSPKESENNNSQKSAHSARLDSMDSSSVTVDSGFNSPRTRESLASNTSSIVESNRRQNLALSPGHMGTTSIGPPFSFRAIPEPPTTQPEKLQKSPNCLASITSV